From Cecembia calidifontis, one genomic window encodes:
- a CDS encoding NAD(P)/FAD-dependent oxidoreductase has translation MEVDFLLIGQGLAGTALSFRMVEKKLRFIIYDTPSGNLSSRVAAGLYNPVTGKKMVRTWLADQLFPEIEPFYQSIEDFLGEKFLIRKSIYRPFLSIEEQNEWMGHSGDPLLQPYFQKIYTEERYTEVVNPFGGIMLKNSGYLDIPKLLDAYAQKMIHGGMLRQEHFEEDALQVDEGGIIYKDIMAKGIIYCNGLGALQSKYFGNLPFAPVKGEIMDIEQEFHPEEIINRGVFRISLPDGRHRVGSTYSWHDLDSGPTERGKNEILEKLDKLLKIKEKKIIRHVHGIRPATKDRRPFLGKHPGFKNVYIFNGFGAKGVSLVPYFSKVFIELLLEGKEPEIEANIIRCK, from the coding sequence ATGGAAGTAGATTTTTTACTCATTGGGCAGGGGCTTGCCGGTACTGCACTTTCCTTTAGGATGGTGGAAAAAAAGCTCCGTTTCATAATTTACGATACCCCTTCAGGCAATTTGAGCAGTCGGGTTGCCGCAGGTTTGTACAATCCGGTAACCGGCAAGAAAATGGTCAGAACCTGGTTGGCAGATCAACTTTTTCCTGAGATAGAGCCATTTTATCAATCAATAGAGGATTTTTTAGGGGAAAAATTCTTGATCCGTAAATCCATTTACAGGCCGTTCTTAAGTATTGAAGAGCAAAATGAATGGATGGGGCACAGTGGTGACCCTTTGCTGCAGCCGTATTTTCAAAAAATTTATACCGAAGAGCGTTACACCGAAGTAGTCAATCCTTTTGGAGGGATTATGCTTAAGAATTCAGGATATCTGGATATTCCCAAACTTTTGGATGCCTATGCTCAAAAAATGATTCATGGTGGAATGTTGAGGCAGGAACATTTTGAGGAAGATGCATTGCAAGTGGATGAAGGTGGTATCATCTATAAAGACATCATGGCCAAAGGAATCATTTATTGCAATGGGCTAGGGGCCCTTCAAAGTAAATATTTTGGCAATTTGCCATTTGCTCCCGTCAAGGGTGAGATTATGGATATTGAACAAGAATTTCATCCGGAAGAAATTATCAACAGGGGGGTATTTAGGATATCGCTGCCCGATGGCAGGCATAGGGTAGGTTCCACTTACAGTTGGCATGATCTGGATTCAGGGCCCACGGAAAGGGGGAAAAATGAAATTCTTGAGAAGCTGGATAAGCTTCTGAAAATAAAAGAAAAAAAAATTATTAGACATGTCCATGGGATACGTCCAGCCACAAAAGACAGAAGGCCCTTTTTGGGAAAACATCCAGGCTTTAAAAACGTTTACATTTTCAATGGTTTTGGGGCTAAAGGAGTATCCCTTGTTCCTTATTTCAGTAAGGTTTTCATAGAATTGTTGCTTGAAGGAAAAGAACCGGAAATTGAAGCAAACATCATACGTTGTAAATGA